In Astatotilapia calliptera chromosome 16, fAstCal1.2, whole genome shotgun sequence, one genomic interval encodes:
- the tbr1b gene encoding T-box brain protein 1b yields MQVENCISPASDLSKKFMNVGSGFSSSNGSELSLQDHPIISASDNLERSSPLKKNSREMTNQSEADNFPDSKDASGDVQRGKLSPDLHGVSDIRHNFDGSAGERCIFSPSTQPQSVSAAPSAMFPYPSQHGPAHPAFSIGSPSRYMAHHPVITNGAYNSLLTNTSPQGYPTAGYPYAQQYGHTYQGGAFYQFSSAQAGLVPGKAQVYLCNRALWLKFHRHQTEMIITKQGRRMFPFLSFNISGLDPTAHYNIFVDVILADPNHWRFQGGKWVPCGKADTNVIGNRVYMHPDSPNTGAHWMRQEISFGKLKLTNNKGASNNTGQMVVLQSLHKYQPRLHVVEVNEDGTEDTNQPGRVQTFTFSETQFIAVTAYQNTDITQLKIDHNPFAKGFRDNYDTVYTGCDIDRLTPSPGDSPRSQIVPGARYAMPSSFLQDQFVSTYAKSRFHPGVGTGPGTERSVPLGNSLLSPQQTEEPSVATPPQRWFVTPANNRLDFAASAYDAADFAGNAATLLSYAAAGVKALPLPTAGCSNRPLGYYADPSGWGGRTPPQYCGVNSKSSSVFSCWPTNTIGGRTGTSYLSEEGDSITTERSPIGGSEETKPKDMTSESSWIETPSSIKSIDSSDSGIFEQAKRRRISPSATPVSETVSPLKSELLTPRECEKNCTKDIGYYSFYPHS; encoded by the exons ATGCAGGTCGAGAATTGCATCTCGCCGGCGAGTGATCTCTCCAAGAAATTTATGAATGTGGGCAGTGGCTTTTCGAGCTCCAATGGATCAGAGCTTTCGTTGCAGGACCATCCTATTATATCTGCAAGTGACAACCTGGAGAGAAGTTCACCTCTGAAAAAAAACTCCAGGGAGATGACGAATCAGTCAGAGGCAGACAATTTTCCCGACTCCAAGGACGCATCAGGGGACGTCCAGAGGGGCAAACTCTCTCCTGATCTTCACGGAGTCTCTGACATCCGTCATAATTTCGATGGATCTGCAGGAGAAAGGTGCATCTTTTCTCCATCTACCCAGCCGCAGTCAGTCTCAGCAGCTCCCAGTGCCATGTTCCCTTACCCGAGCCAGCATGGACCAGCGCACCCGGCTTTTTCTATTGGAAGTCCCAGCCGATACATGGCACATCATCCGGTCATAACCAATGGAGCTTACAACAGCCTTTTAACCAACACTTCTCCTCAAGGCTACCCGACAGCGGGTTACCCTTACGCGCAACAGTATGGACACACATACCAAGGAGGTGCTTTTTACCAGTTCTCCTCAGCGCAAGCAGGACTGGTTCCGGGGAAAGCGCAGGTGTATCTGTGCAACAGGGCCCTGTGGCTGAAGTTTCACAGACACCAAACAGAGATGATCATCACAAAGCAAGGACG ACGAATGTTTCCATTTTTAAGCTTCAACATTTCTGGCCTTGACCCAACTGCCCACTACAATATATTTGTGGATGTAATACTCGCCGATCCAAATCACTGGCGATTTCAAGGAGGAAAGTGGGTGCCTTGTGGAAAAGCAGACACGAATGTCATAG GCAATAGAGTTTACATGCACCCGGATTCGCCAAATACCGGTGCGCACTGGATGCGTCAAGAAATATCATTTGGAAAGCTAAAGCTCACAAACAACAAAGGTGCCTCCAACAACACGGGGCAG ATGGTGGTTCTTCAGTCTCTCCACAAGTACCAGCCCAGGCTCCATGTGGTGGAAGTAAACGAGGATGGGACAGAAGACACCAACCAGCCAGGAAGAGTCCAGACTTTCACCTTCTCAGAAACGCAATTCATCGCTGTCACAGCTTACCAGAATACCGAT ATTACGCAACTGAAAATTGACCACAATCCGTTCGCTAAAGGATTTCGGGACAACTATGACAC TGTCTACACAGGCTGCGACATTGACCGCCTAACTCCATCACCGGGTGACTCTCCGCGTTCACAGATCGTGCCGGGTGCGAGATATGCCATGCCTAGCTCTTTCCTGCAGGACCAATTTGTCAGCACTTATGCCAAATCTCGCTTTCACCCTGGCGTGGGGACTGGGCCTGGCACGGAGCGCAGCGTCCCACTCGGCAACAGCTTGCTATCCCCGCAGCAAACCGAGGAGCCCAGTGTTGCCACCCCCCCGCAGCGATGGTTTGTCACCCCTGCCAACAACCGACTGGACTTTGCTGCCTCGGCATACGACGCCGCTGATTTTGCCGGTAACGCGGCCACCTTACTGTCCTACGCAGCGGCCGGAGTGAAGGCTCTTCCCCTGCCGACTGCAGGCTGCTCCAATCGGCCTCTTGGCTATTACGCAGACCCGTCTGGCTGGGGAGGACGCACGCCGCCGCAGTATTGTGGTGTAAATAGTAAATCCAGCTCGGTCTTTTCCTGCTGGCCTACTAACACCATCGGTGGCAGAACAGGCACTAGCTACCTGTCCGAGGAGGGAGACTCCATCACCACAGAGAGATCACCCATCGGCGGCTCGGAGGAGACCAAACCTAAAGACATGACGTCTGAGTCGAGCTGGATTGAGACGCCGTCCTCCATCAAATCCATCGATTCGAGCGATTCTGGTATCTTTGAACAGGCCAAGCGGAGAAGGATCTCACCTTCTGCAACACCGGTTTCAGAGACAGTGTCCCCGTTAAAGTCTGAGCTGCTGACACCGAGAGAGTGTGAGAAAAACTGCACAAAGGACATTGGTTATTACAGTTTCTATCCTCACAGTTAA